The window ATTacatggagaaggaagaagcaaAAATTGATGGTATTATCAAGTGCTGAAGCAGAGTTCCGTAGAATGGCTAAAAGACTTTGTGAACTTCGGTGGCTCAAAAGACTTCTAATTGAAATTGGGTTTACTCTGACATTCGAGATGGACCTCTTTTGTGATAACAAGGTAGCTATCGTCATTGCTCACAATCCGATCCAGCATGATCGTACCAAACACGTGGAGGTTGACAAACACTTTATCAAAGAGAATCTCGACACTAAATAATTCGGTTTCCATTCGTGAAGTCTGAAGACCAACTGACGGATATTCTTACAAAGGCCATATCAAGCAAGGATTTCTACAACTCACTAAATAAGTTGCACATTGAAGATTTGGATGCTttcacttgagggggagtgttggcgtaagttgtcaaatcaatcaatgagttgtcaattaagagaaaattagaaagattATATTAGATTATAGTCGTAATTGTagaactcattgattgattgtacAATATCTATGTATATCCATGAATAGGTTGTtaatctccctatatatttgtacaatatctctgtaAATAAAGTATGAAAGAAATACGATAATAGAAAATTTGACAGATCCAACCTTCATATTTAAACTTATGTAGGTCGTTGTTTGAGACCTATCCACTGTCGAACTCGTTGCTGATATCCTCGCTACAACGACTCTCTCTCAAACACGAGAGGGAGAAGCTCTAGTTCTAAATATCTCTACCATTAACAAACAATATGGTACTATGCAGTATGACCAAAGGCGTTTGTATAGCTCCCTTCATGGACCGAACCTTGGTTCTCACTGTTTTGATCCAAACCAATCATGGAGCCATCCTGATAGCTAATGCCATGTATGGCCATGGAATTCTTACAAGAAAAACTACCTAACACACAATATAGCCTCAAAGTAATATAACCTGGTGATCGGTTGTAGGAATtactataataaaatattattggaAACATAATATAAGGCTCCaagagacatgaaataaggttgtttaGAAAATAAAGTTTTAGTATAAAGTCAAACTTTACGagttttattcatttttaaattaACTACTTTCACACGTTTTAGAGTTTGAAGAGTCGAGCcatattttaaagtttttatttgAATAGTTTAATCTAGTTATAACATCTTTATTATCTTTAATAATTTTACTATTTtaatgatatttttttatttcacaTAAATTGAGAGGTCAAGTTTGTATAAGCTAGCTTATTAAAATTGTGTTTTAGAGAGAATTGATTCCTATCTTAGGTTTATTTCACATAAATTGAAGATCTACACTTACAAAAGCATATCAAAATTGCATTTTAGAGCCAACATTTCATTCTATCAATTTTATTACAGTtcgagactctctctctctctctctctctctctctctctctctctctctctctctctctctctctctctctctctctctctctctctctctctccccgtgGATTCAAGGCTTAACATGGAAGAAGAGAATGGTGATCTCGTCCTTCCCTTTCTCCATGGTCCCGCTATGTAAAGCATGGACCATAACTTAACAAATAGTGCTTAAATCTTCCACCTAAAAAATTATGTCATTTCTCTTAAGTGAGCCAGAAAGTACAAAGTAACCTGCTCTTTAAAACATTTTTTGCTCATTTTTTCACTTATTGTGACCCACCTATGGTATGAAATGACCTAGCATTTAGGCCAAAAGATATAAACATCGTAGCCCACCTAATGGTATATATGTGATCTTGAACATGCATTTGAAATTGGCTTGTATACATGTATGCCAATAGGAAAGGTTGCACAATGCGTTGCTCATTATTTTCTACGTGTGGACCATGTAATAAACACAAATCCAAATTAGTCTGACAGTTAATTGGTTTCTACTTAGTGGACCATCAAATGATGCCCCAGGTGACCTTTATCGTAGTCCAACCATTGGATGAGCTTACATCTACAGAGGAGGCAAGTCAACTCACCTGAGAGGACTGGTTGAATGCTATTCAACAAAATAGAGAAAACGAGCAAGATGGAGAGATCGGACACTGCATCTGCCACCGCAGCGCTGTTTGAGAATATGTAGGAGAAGTTATGTCGAAACCCCAATATCAAGGCCCAAATCACCACTCCAATTGCTAATGAAGTTGCAACAACAACCACGATTGCGAACTTAATTGCCTTTGTATTCCCTCTCCCTAGCTCATTCGCCACCCTAACACTACATTCCCCATACAAACATCCTAGTCAGCATCATATAGTAAGTGAGtcacatatctctctctctctctctctctctctctctctctctctctctctctctctctctctctctctctctctctctctctctctctctctctcagtgggcccaataaataattatgaatgttttaatgggaaggtaacccttctcaactgttgtatgtggtgtggcccacccaagtcatggattgatttcatttttaagcatgtggcccaccatgaaatgtttCATCTGggtgatggggtagatgtttgactcacatcacgatgggtcccacatagctcgacctcatgccAACTTCCCATGAGTTCAACCTCATATTACCAtttccccacacacacacacacatatagcgagacagagaggaatgctcacctgcgcaccctCTCTCACGAGAACTTGTGAGAAAATTTTCAGAACTCATCCCCTGATGTGGGactaaaatctgaaccgtccatgtaatgcatcaccccatgaaacccctggggcccaacttttaccctcatctaaaactttggtgggccatggcaaaagagagagacaaatcaagggaagaaactgttacattttttcatggcccaccaaagttttggatcagagtgaAAATCGGACTTGGGGGtgtcatggggtgctgcatcacatggatggttcagattttgggcccacatcatgtgtgatgagttctaaaaaagttcCACGAGTTCCGGTGAGAACGGGTGCGCGAGAGAGcgcaagtgagcattcctctctctctctctctctctctctctctctctctctctctctctctctctatatatatatatatatatatatatatatatatatatatatatccaccatTCATCTGATGAGCCAACCTTGAATAGTCCATAGTCTACACCACTCATTTGTGGCTTCCCACTTGAAATTCATATTTGATTAGATGATCATGACCATTAGTCAGACTGTTAGGATCATCTTGGTGTTACTTTTGTACTTCACTCATCTAAAGTAGGGCCCACAAGATGATGGATAGTTCATCTCATCCAACCTTGATGCTAATGTAGTCGACTATTGAAGAGATAAATTTCACCCAATAAGGGCCTACCAACATGTGTGGTGGGCCggatggatgggccataaacacagcAATGGTCATAAAACCTAGGTGGGCTAATACCAATTCGTGTTGAAAAAAAGTACCTTGCAGCTGCTAGGAAGCCAAACGATATTATCAGCTCCCAACCATTGATATTAAGGCTGCATACCAACTGAACATTAGCtattaaagaaaaacaaataaaatcaccTATGATATTAGCATCAAAGGCTGATAATGCTGAAGGATTGGAAGATCCAAGGTCCACTAAGATTGGCCCATTTCAATTTCCGGCCAGAAAAACAGTCCCGGCCCCGCCATTATGACTGAAAGTTAGACCCAAGCCCCGCATCAGATACAAATGGGCCTTGATCCGATCTTTGAATATAAAATGTCAATAGATTGAAGTTCGGCCCACCcatttatttttcggctcaaaaatcaagctgaGCCTGGATAATGAGCCTAAATGTTTAGCCCATGCCCATCCTTTCTTCGGATTAGCCAGCAGATCGGATCTTTCACTACAATTTCTGTATCCGATATCTACTTTAGACAATGGATGCCAATACAGATATTGTCCAAAGAAGTCAGATATAGATATAGGTTGGATATAGATATTATCTACAAAAGTCGGTTATAAGTTAGATAACatagataagaaaaaaaatttatatatatatatatatatataattagctAATTTCAAGCTACAAAGGTTTAAAAATAATTCTTACCAActttgataaataaataaaagaatgtTAGTCGATACTGTAAATTTTAATATATCATTTATTAGCATTTAATATTTCAGTAAAAATATTATTAGTTGAGTAAATTATAAGAATGCCCTTGAATAAACAGGTAACTGGAGCACACCGTTTCCATGATCTGATGTCCTAAAACAAGTGACATATTGACTAGAATGATGGGCTGGCTGTAGAAATTTGGGCTACTTACCAGATGGAGAGGGCGTTGATTGCAATGGTTGCATCTTCCATGTGGCCCGTCAGCAGAATCAATGCTGAGTTATACCAAATCTCCAAACTGTTTTTAGCAAAATAATTTGTTAGTTAGGAAACGAAAAATACATAAACCGCCCAAATAATGGGCCCCATGGTGTGTGGACCATAGTTCAAAATTCACATTGATCATGATATCTTAATCACCAATTTCACCCGTTGGATTAATATGAATGGGTAAAATTTGCAGGATGactggtttggatcatcataaaCATATGTCACATGTAAGTTTCTAAAATTCAAAATACGAGTTCTTAGGAATAGATGGACTTACCAAAGCATCACACCCGAAGATATTGATAATTTGAAGATAGGCCATAGACCGTTAAAGGCCTGCATTGAGAACCCGGTCCATGTATGTGGACAATAGTAGAAAACATAGATCAATTGCCCGATGATCGGCATCCAACTGGAGAAGATCATCGACACCATCAAGCCGGCGACACCCAATCCGATCCCTTGAGCAAGGACCCAGCAACCGAGAACGTGGAGGCCCAGTGATAGCATGGCCAGCCATGTGATGATCATGTTCTTGCTTTGGGCCTGTAGGTACATTTGGAGGGTGAAATTGAAGATGTATAATAATAAGATGGGGATGTACCAAAGAGAGATCGTGTTGGCCATCAGGGCTATATCTTCTGTCTGGCCCAGCGATATGAGTATCGGGGCTGAGAAGATGAAGAGAGGAATTATGAGCAATGAAAATCCAGATTCGATTATCCATGACCTTTGCAGATAGATCCCTAGCATGTGGTATTGTTTGGCTCCGAATGCCTGCCCGCATAGAGTCTCTAGCCCACTTGACATGCCCATCTGCAATGATGAACGGTCAGATCGGGAGACAATCAAGCTGTTATATTGTAAGTGGACTGTTAGAACGAGTCTTTTAAAACATTGGTAAGAAAAAATGGGCCACCTTCCACATTCAATGGATATGGAGCGATTAGGATCATCCAGTTCGGATGACTATGGGGTAGTTGTTCCATTACACCATGGCCTAGCTCTCAGGCTTGATTATCAAATGAAGTGATTAtgcagatgtggcccacctaatg of the Magnolia sinica isolate HGM2019 chromosome 7, MsV1, whole genome shotgun sequence genome contains:
- the LOC131250570 gene encoding protein DETOXIFICATION 21-like, with product MDREDDREVQAKLLSDTHRTEESLWWSVWIESKKLWIVAGPAIFTRLSMFGVFAIAQAFIGHIGNTEMAALSLVFHVLVRFSIGVLMGMSSGLETLCGQAFGAKQYHMLGIYLQRSWIIESGFSLLIIPLFIFSAPILISLGQTEDIALMANTISLWYIPILLLYIFNFTLQMYLQAQSKNMIITWLAMLSLGLHVLGCWVLAQGIGLGVAGLMVSMIFSSWMPIIGQLIYVFYYCPHTWTGFSMQAFNGLWPIFKLSISSGVMLCLEIWYNSALILLTGHMEDATIAINALSICLNINGWELIISFGFLAAASVRVANELGRGNTKAIKFAIVVVVATSLAIGVVIWALILGFRHNFSYIFSNSAAVADAVSDLSILLVFSILLNSIQPVLSGVAVGAGWQSVVAYVNIICYYLIGLPLGILLGFVAGLGVKGIWMGMMGGTASQTLVLLYFTCKTDWDKQVLIAKARVNRWLIPPSNEFDNIIA